From Scleropages formosus chromosome 25, fSclFor1.1, whole genome shotgun sequence, a single genomic window includes:
- the ptpn11b gene encoding tyrosine-protein phosphatase non-receptor type 11b, with amino-acid sequence MTSRRWFHPNITGMEAEQLLLTRGVHGSFLARPSKSNPGDFTLSVKRHSEVTHIKIQNSGDYYDLYGGEKFATLAELIQYYTEQQGLLREKNGNVIELKYPLNCKDPTSERWYHGQVSGKDAEKLLTEKGKLGSFLVRESQSKPGDFVLSVLTHEEKPENADRRTKVTHVMIHHQDGKYDVGGGETFDTLSDLVEQYKKNPMVEKSGIVVHLRQPFNTTRINAANIENRVRELNKVADSSEKPKQGFWEEFEMLQQQECKLLYPRKEGQRPENKGKNRYKNILPFDTTRVELKEVDLDMPGSDYINANYIRVSGRVNMHNEGRYAAESKVFIATQGCMQNTVIDFWKMVYQENTHVIVMTTKEMERGRNKCVRYWPDSDSTMDFGRISVKNIEEQNAQDYVLRELEVLCVDRSEPPRTIWHYQYLSWPDHGVPSESGGVLSFLEQINQAQNAIPGAGPIVVHCR; translated from the exons GTGGTTCCACCCCAACATTACTGGGATGGAGGCTGAGCAACTCCTACTGACCCGGGGTGTCCATGGCAGTTTCCTGGCAAGGCCAAGCAAGAGCAACCCAGGAGATTTCACGCTGTCGGTCAA GCGACACAGCGAGGTCACCCATATAAAGATCCAGAATTCTGGAGACTACTACGACTTGTATGGCGGGGAGAAGTTTGCCACACTggctgaactgatacagtactACACTGAACAGCAGGGCCTGCTGCGGGAGAAAAACGGCAATGTCATTGAACTCAAATACCCCCTGAACTGCAAGGACCCCACCTCTGAGCG GTGGTACCACGGACAGGTGTCTGGGAAGGATGCGGAGAAACTACTGACAGAAAAGGGCAAGCTTGGCAGTTTCCTAGTACGCGAGAGCCAAAGCAAGCCAGGTGATTTTGTGCTTTCTGTTCTCACTCATGAGGAGAAGCCCGAGAATGCTGACCGCAGGACCAAGGTCACCCACGTCATGATCCACCATCAG GACGGCAAGTATGATGTGGGAGGTGGAGAGACGTTTGACACATTGTCTGACTTAGTCGAGCAGTACAAGAAAAATCCCATGGTGGAGAAGAGCGGCATTGTGGTACACCTCAGACAG CCATTCAACACAACCAGGATCAATGCGGCCAACATTGAGAACAGGGTGCGAGAGCTGAACAAAGTGGCGGACAGTTCAGAGAAGCCCAAACAGGGGTTTTGGGAGGAGTTTGAG atgctacagcagcaggagtgcAAGCTTTTGTACCCCAGGAAAGAAGGGCAGAGGCCAGAGAACAAGGGCAAGAATCGATACAAGAACATCCTACCCT TTGACACCACTCGTGTGGAGCTAAAGGAGGTAGACCTGGATATGCCCGGCTCTGACTACATCAATGCCAATTACATCCGGGTGAGTGGTAGAGTT AATATGCACAATGAAGGGCGCTATGCAGCAGAGAGCAAGGTCTTCATTGCCACCCAGGGATGCATGCAGAACACTGTAATAGACTTCTGGAAGATGGTGTATCAGGAGAACACACATGTTATTGTCATGACGACCAAGGAGATGGAGCGAGGCCGG AACAAATGTGTCCGGTACTGGCCAGATAGTGACTCCACCATGGACTTTGGACGGATCAGTGTGAAGAACATAGAGGAGCAGAATGCCCAGGACTACGTCTTGCGGGAACTGGAGGTGCTATGTGTGGACCGA AGTGAGCCTCCAAGAACCATTTGGCACTACCAGTACCTCAGTTGGCCTGATCATGGTGTCCCTAGTGAGTCTGGAGGAGTTCTTAGTTTTCTGGAGCAGATCAACCAGGCTCAGAATGCCATCCCTGGTGCCGGACCCATTGTTGTGCATTGCAGGTAG